In Methylacidiphilum infernorum V4, a single window of DNA contains:
- a CDS encoding N-acetylmuramoyl-L-alanine amidase family protein, whose amino-acid sequence MPLIRIFLFFLFLGSSFLKAEPWHLAQFGKSQYVPLEDFCRFYHFSAPDYFPSQPIHLSNGINSLDFLPNTSFVFIDGVKHWLSFPIVERLGQIWISRIDLCCLFEPLLRPGMIPTGRLYRGVVIDPGHGGSDKGAVSRKGTEKNYALDTARRLAALLKARGIPVVMTRNEDVFVSLDERIRMASYYPDYIFVSIHYNQAYGGGRGLETYALSPRGSPSTNSRRLYLTDYSPSPGNRTDSLNILLAHDIHSQIIRLHPNDSDMDRGLKRARFKVLRENSLPSVLVEGGFLSNSIESSLVDHESYRQKLAEAIARGILTFFNQVNPQKKKALQKSFASDGSGL is encoded by the coding sequence ATGCCCTTGATTAGAATTTTCCTTTTTTTTCTTTTTTTGGGCTCATCTTTTTTGAAAGCGGAGCCGTGGCACCTTGCCCAATTCGGCAAGAGCCAATATGTCCCCTTGGAGGATTTTTGCCGTTTTTATCACTTTTCTGCCCCGGATTATTTTCCCTCCCAACCCATCCATTTATCCAACGGGATCAACTCTCTTGACTTCCTGCCCAATACCTCGTTTGTCTTTATCGATGGGGTCAAGCATTGGCTTTCATTCCCGATTGTCGAACGGCTGGGACAAATATGGATTTCGAGGATAGATCTTTGCTGCTTGTTTGAACCTTTGCTCCGACCGGGGATGATTCCCACTGGTCGCCTTTATCGCGGGGTGGTCATCGATCCGGGACATGGAGGATCGGATAAAGGGGCTGTTTCGAGAAAAGGGACAGAAAAAAACTATGCCCTGGATACCGCCCGTAGGCTTGCCGCCCTTCTAAAAGCCAGGGGGATACCCGTGGTCATGACCCGGAACGAAGATGTCTTTGTTTCGCTCGATGAACGGATAAGAATGGCCTCTTATTATCCCGATTATATCTTCGTCAGCATTCATTACAATCAAGCTTACGGGGGAGGCCGCGGCTTGGAAACCTATGCCCTTTCTCCCCGCGGCTCCCCCTCCACCAACAGCCGAAGGCTCTACCTGACCGATTATAGTCCCAGTCCCGGTAACCGGACGGACAGCCTCAATATCCTTCTTGCCCATGACATCCATAGTCAAATTATCAGGCTTCATCCCAACGATTCGGACATGGATAGAGGACTGAAAAGGGCCAGGTTCAAGGTCCTCAGGGAAAACTCGCTTCCCAGCGTGCTCGTTGAAGGCGGTTTTCTATCCAATTCTATCGAATCTTCCCTTGTGGATCATGAAAGCTACCGTCAAAAGCTGGCCGAAGCCATCGCCCGGGGGATATTGACCTTTTTTAACCAGGTCAATCCCCAGAAGAAGAAAGCCTTGCAAAAATCTTTCGCTTCGGACGGCTCGGGGCTTTAA
- a CDS encoding bifunctional nuclease family protein, with translation MRNDVVPIEVKGILPSSPNGFAIFLGNEEKVFVINVDSYVGRAIAMAIRGERNERPLTHELMAMVFDSLSIHVERVVINDLRSNTYFARLLLRAENEVHKKIIELDARPSDCLTLALQYKCPIYVAEEVWEEVEDMSELLEKMREVQKKQQQQEPPEEPPLFGEESK, from the coding sequence GTGAGAAACGATGTTGTTCCAATAGAGGTTAAAGGCATTTTGCCCAGCAGCCCCAATGGTTTTGCCATTTTTTTAGGCAACGAGGAAAAAGTTTTTGTCATTAATGTGGATAGTTACGTGGGGAGGGCGATAGCCATGGCCATTAGGGGGGAAAGAAATGAAAGGCCCCTAACGCACGAGCTCATGGCCATGGTTTTCGATTCCCTTTCGATCCACGTTGAACGGGTGGTCATCAACGATCTGCGGAGCAACACTTATTTTGCAAGGCTTCTGTTGCGCGCCGAAAACGAGGTCCATAAAAAAATCATCGAATTGGATGCCCGGCCGAGTGATTGCTTGACCTTGGCATTGCAGTACAAGTGCCCTATTTACGTCGCCGAGGAGGTGTGGGAAGAAGTCGAGGATATGTCCGAGCTTCTGGAAAAAATGAGAGAAGTACAGAAAAAACAACAACAACAGGAGCCTCCCGAAGAACCTCCTCTTTTTGGCGAAGAATCAAAATAA
- a CDS encoding TerC family protein encodes MDLFYILFFSLLGLALVGQILNSLGFSPRGKTPGLGRSFLWILFSLLLGLWLGLVKGAEKAMSFLGVFGIEYLLSLDNLITFHLIFEFSKTATSLRQKILSIGLLSAVLLRLLLIVFGLYAASNWSLIYPLFGLFLFYGAYRLSHPKEEKPPSLLAGTKRTKRGPFVIDPEQKWLFLSKGKIGVGSAALTLLAIESSDIFFALDSVPASFALTDDPLVIIGGNICGILGLRSLYFLVEKMAQKIISIRKLSAWLLLLMGAELIAKFWVEIPPLYSFIALVALCILHELKERSLLKQKGKAAKPAKK; translated from the coding sequence ATGGATCTTTTTTACATTCTTTTTTTTTCTTTGCTCGGGTTGGCCTTAGTCGGACAAATCTTGAATTCCTTGGGTTTTAGCCCACGAGGAAAGACCCCGGGCTTGGGAAGATCTTTCCTATGGATCCTTTTTAGTCTCCTTCTTGGACTCTGGCTAGGACTCGTCAAGGGGGCGGAAAAGGCGATGAGTTTCCTCGGTGTTTTTGGAATCGAATACCTCCTGAGCCTGGATAACCTCATCACCTTCCATCTCATTTTTGAATTTTCAAAAACGGCCACCTCTCTCAGGCAGAAAATCTTGAGCATAGGGCTTCTTTCAGCGGTTCTCCTTAGGCTGCTGCTTATTGTTTTTGGCCTCTATGCCGCCTCCAACTGGTCTTTGATCTACCCCCTTTTCGGCCTTTTCCTTTTTTACGGCGCTTACCGGCTTTCCCATCCCAAGGAAGAAAAACCTCCTTCCCTTCTTGCCGGAACGAAAAGAACGAAGCGGGGACCCTTTGTAATCGACCCGGAACAAAAATGGCTTTTTTTGTCAAAAGGTAAAATCGGGGTGGGTTCTGCCGCTCTTACGCTGCTAGCCATAGAAAGCAGCGATATTTTTTTTGCCTTAGACTCCGTCCCCGCCTCCTTTGCCCTGACCGACGATCCCTTGGTCATCATCGGGGGGAACATTTGCGGGATCCTAGGTCTCAGGTCCCTCTATTTCTTGGTTGAAAAAATGGCCCAAAAGATCATCTCGATCCGCAAGCTTTCCGCCTGGCTCTTGTTGCTTATGGGAGCCGAACTCATTGCCAAGTTCTGGGTGGAAATCCCTCCCTTGTATAGTTTCATAGCCCTCGTAGCCCTCTGTATTTTGCATGAACTCAAGGAAAGAAGCCTACTCAAGCAAAAAGGAAAGGCCGCCAAGCCGGCTAAAAAATAA
- the panC gene encoding pantoate--beta-alanine ligase, whose translation MIEIFSPSEMQSLALQWKIQGKATVLVPTMGALHKGHLCLIEKARKLGDPLVVSIYVNPTQFGPGEDYQVYPRNYEKDRLLCREQGVDVLFAPPSLYHEEHSSWVVEEKISLGRCGRSRPGHFKGVATVLMKLFWLVQPSKAVFGWKDAQQLELVQRLARDFYLPMEVIGVETVRDENGLAYSSRNAYLNEEQKRIASQFPRILKEAASMPEGEAWAKKELEKIPCFKLDYVEKVNGRLCAALWIDKIRLIDNFPCP comes from the coding sequence ATGATCGAAATTTTTTCTCCTTCGGAGATGCAGTCGCTTGCTCTGCAGTGGAAAATCCAAGGGAAGGCCACCGTCCTGGTCCCTACCATGGGTGCCCTGCACAAGGGCCATCTCTGCTTGATAGAAAAGGCACGCAAGCTAGGGGATCCCTTGGTTGTCAGCATTTATGTTAATCCCACGCAGTTTGGCCCTGGCGAAGATTACCAGGTCTATCCCCGGAATTATGAAAAAGACAGGCTGCTTTGTCGTGAACAGGGGGTCGATGTTCTTTTTGCACCTCCTAGCCTTTACCATGAAGAGCATTCAAGCTGGGTGGTCGAAGAAAAGATTTCCCTGGGCCGCTGCGGCCGCTCCAGGCCGGGACACTTCAAGGGAGTTGCAACGGTGTTGATGAAGCTCTTTTGGTTGGTTCAACCCTCCAAGGCGGTTTTCGGATGGAAAGACGCCCAACAGCTGGAACTCGTGCAAAGATTGGCCAGGGATTTTTATCTTCCCATGGAAGTGATCGGGGTAGAGACGGTGCGGGACGAAAACGGGCTGGCCTACAGCTCCAGGAATGCTTACTTGAACGAAGAACAAAAAAGGATAGCTTCCCAGTTCCCAAGGATCCTCAAAGAGGCGGCCTCGATGCCCGAAGGAGAAGCTTGGGCGAAGAAAGAGCTTGAAAAAATTCCTTGTTTTAAGCTCGATTATGTGGAAAAAGTAAATGGGCGGTTGTGTGCAGCCCTATGGATAGATAAAATACGCTTAATCGATAATTTCCCATGCCCTTGA